Below is a genomic region from Triticum aestivum cultivar Chinese Spring unplaced genomic scaffold, IWGSC CS RefSeq v2.1 scaffold94618, whole genome shotgun sequence.
GGGCAGATTAGTTAGCACATAGTACAAACACACACCAAAATGACTTGGTAATTTTGGCATTGATGCACACAATAAGCCCAACATAGATTTCATGCAACTATGTAACAACCAAAGATTCTCGATTTGAGTTTTACATGCATCAACAAAGAAGCTTACCAAAAAAGACATCTTGCCCTGTTTTACAAATGAAGCCACAACCACGATACAACCACACCGCAAACGGAAGTCCACAAGTAACATAAAGGTTCGAAAGTACAACGAAATAAAGTACTTGCTGGAGGCAACAGCAAAACAAGCCGACAAAACCCTTCAATTCATACATACTGCAGCTCATAGTGGACCTAATTCATACATACTGCAGCTCATGAGGATACAAACATCCAGGACATTGAAATGCATCAGCGGACTCATCAGACTTCAGGTGAAAGGCCAACCGTTCACAACATAACCATGTAGCGATGGAAAGAAGTCATGCGGAACAAGACTTTGCTTGAGCTGCAGTTGAGTAGGTTGGACACCTGTGTGATTGAAAGTGGCGACCAACTTGCCATCCATGTCAATCTGAACTAGCCAGTTGGGAAATTTGACCAGGACAAGCAACTCACCATCCCCAGGCACGACCACCGTTTCCCAAGAGTCATCGTCATCGCGTTTTCCACACGACGCCATAATCTCTGCAAGCGGCAGTTCAATGTGGCACTTGAAGGTCCAGACCTCGCTTGCATAGTCCTGCAACACCCAGATATCAATGCTTGTCGCTTTGTCGTTAAAGCTAGACATGCCGAGCATGCCATCCATCTCAAATAGCCCATCACAGGTGGTACCACGAACAACCGGGACGCGCATCTGTCGGAACGTCTCGGCTGTGGTGTCAAATACGATTATCATGTTGCTTTCGCCCTCGTGCTGCTGCACCCTGTACCAGTGCAGCCCGCCACGGAATAGCACAGACTTGGTGCCGAATATCACTTCTTTATGCACTTCCCCCGGCCTGACAATGCTTCTCGGCGGTTGGATGGAGCCCAACGATAAAACATAGCAGCCAGCTTCCCTCCCAGCTGCCAGACACGGGTACATCAGTACCCTGTATTCGCCGGTTGGGGGGTGACGGTACATCCCCAAGAACGTGAAGTCCATAGGCACCATGAGGCGGGCATACTGACGGGTCGCTGAGTTGCAGATACCCAAGGACTTGCGGCGCCACCAGTCGAAGACAACGAGGCCGTCAAAGGAGGCCACCAGATCTTTGAATTCGGAGGCTCGGCCAAGTAGCGCGACGGGCTGGAGCTTGTCGGCGGCGGCCCGGTGGTCGAAGGGGATGATGTCTATGTCGCCACCGACCTTGTAGTGGCCGTAGTGGGGAAGGTTGCAGACGTAGAGGAGGGGGCGGGTGGGCTGGCGGGCGTGGTTGGCGATGAGGAAGTCGCGGGCGGAGGTGGCTGTGCGCCAGGCGCGGCAGACGGCACGGCAGCGGAGGAGCGATTTGGGGGGCAGGCGGACGAGGATGTCCCAGATGAGGATCTCATCCGGGATGCCACCATGAGGAGGCGTCGGCCCTCCCCTTGCTGCctccgccatggccgccggcgtGAAGCTAGACCTGCATCTCGATCTGTCGCAGGGGTAGAGTGGACAAGTAGAGACGTGTGGGGAAAAGTGGTAGGTAGTGACGGCGGAGGGtttcgtggtcgtggtcgtggggATAGGAATAATATGTgcctttttgttcttttctttttttaacagGTATTAGGCGCCGAAGGCGTCCAATTTCATTCAGCCCAAAACCAGCGTACAGCCCCTAAAAAACATGTTGTACAAAGTCCTGGAGATTTAGATGGGAAAGAAGAGAGATTACAAGGCAACGCATGTGTGTTCTGTGAGCTGAACCATGCAACTACCTCATGAGCAACAT
It encodes:
- the LOC123172527 gene encoding putative F-box protein At3g52320 — encoded protein: MAEAARGGPTPPHGGIPDEILIWDILVRLPPKSLLRCRAVCRAWRTATSARDFLIANHARQPTRPLLYVCNLPHYGHYKVGGDIDIIPFDHRAAADKLQPVALLGRASEFKDLVASFDGLVVFDWWRRKSLGICNSATRQYARLMVPMDFTFLGMYRHPPTGEYRVLMYPCLAAGREAGCYVLSLGSIQPPRSIVRPGEVHKEVIFGTKSVLFRGGLHWYRVQQHEGESNMIIVFDTTAETFRQMRVPVVRGTTCDGLFEMDGMLGMSSFNDKATSIDIWVLQDYASEVWTFKCHIELPLAEIMASCGKRDDDDSWETVVVPGDGELLVLVKFPNWLVQIDMDGKLVATFNHTGVQPTQLQLKQSLVPHDFFPSLHGYVVNGWPFT